The following are from one region of the Vitis riparia cultivar Riparia Gloire de Montpellier isolate 1030 chromosome 14, EGFV_Vit.rip_1.0, whole genome shotgun sequence genome:
- the LOC117929887 gene encoding cyclin-dependent protein kinase inhibitor SMR6: MGFSEKPQVDGSIESEGKKWVIAGISIRAPLRPVSTKPREKESDDEACSTTPTTKEARIPERLPCPPAPRKRRPSRCHLNGVREFFTPPDLESVFIRHVERAN, from the coding sequence ATGGGTTTTTCGGAGAAGCCGCAAGTGGATGGAAGTATAGAATCTGAGGGTAAGAAATGGGTAATCGCCGGAATATCGATACGGGCTCCGTTGAGGCCCGTGAGTACTAAGCCCAGAGAGAAGGAGAGCGATGACGAGGCATGTTCAACGACCCCGACAACGAAAGAAGCGAGAATACCGGAGAGATTGCCGTGCCCGCCGGCGCCTAGGAAGCGACGACCGTCGAGATGTCATTTGAATGGTGTGAGGGAGTTCTTCACGCCTCCTGATTTGGAATCAGTGTTTATACGCCATGTTGAGAGGGCGAATTAA
- the LOC117929451 gene encoding F-box/LRR-repeat protein 2, with amino-acid sequence MDTILCDELLQEIFHRLPSSSFSAVSLVSRRWLRLYRTSRTSLSLCIPPRNSTVGPPCVLSLLSLYPFLSSLSISSTDSTTAFSDYLLRSVSSSCSTLRRLSFLVGPVSLSALVSLSASFTQLTSLTISLSTPLFLKWVGFLPALKELSVIICSRDVVEFDSKEEDGLWVNEGSDSELPLESLCLSGLGSDVYGIGWLWRSCKKLRKLRLCNCESIGDGGSFSSFDTCIQGLQEVELRTCRSIVDGVLLKLAQNCLSLDSLLVYDGGSEEGFLRFINQCRCNLRKLDLRLPLDLHNSHLLAIAQNCRGLSSIRLQSCCLVTGDGLKSLVMAMSNGLEELALINCDVVERVPGMLTTLGQNLKGLRKLDLSYNEMLLDKEFISMLVSCNYLIDLRLRGCRRLTGAALVSTIKNCRYLESLDIMNCSGIKADAVEAFVLNSRRLRRLLVEESKLSVLHEHGHQINLSRLMFD; translated from the coding sequence ATGGATACAATCCTCTGCGACGAACTCCTCCAGGAAATTTTCCACCGTCTTCCTTCCTCTTCATTCTCCGCCGTCTCTCTCGTCTCCCGCCGCTGGCTCCGCCTCTACCGCACCTCCAGAACTTCCCTCTCTCTCTGTATCCCCCCTCGTAATTCTACTGTCGGTCCTCCCTGTGTGTtgtctcttctttctctttatccttttctctcttccctCTCTATATCCTCCACCGATTCCACCACCGCCTTCTCCGACTACCTCCTCCGCTCTGTCTCGTCTTCTTGCTCCACTCTACGCCGCCTCAGCTTCTTGGTCGGCCCTGTCTCGCTATCCGCCCTTGTTTCTCTGTCTGCTTCCTTTACCCAACTCACCTCTCTCACTATTTCTCTCTCGACTCCTCTCTTTCTCAAGTGGGTAGGTTTTTTGCCTGCTCTGAAAGAGTTATCGGTTATTATATGTTCCAGAGATGTTGTAGAATTTGATTCTAAAGAAGAAGATGGGTTGTGGGTAAATGAAGGTTCTGATTCAGAATTGCCTTTGGAAAGTCTTTGCTTGTCGGGCCTTGGGTCCGATGTTTACGGTATCGGTTGGCTATGGAGGAGCTGTAAAAAGCTTCGAAAATTGCGCCTCTGCAACTGTGAGAGTATCGGTGATGGAGGGTCGTTTTCGTCATTTGATACATGTATACAGGGTCTTCAAGAAGTGGAGCTCAGAACATGTAGGAGTATTGTTGATGGGGTTTTACTGAAATTAGCTCAGAATTGTTTATCTCTGGATTCCTTATTGGTTTATGATGGTGGCAGTGAAGAGGGTTTTCTAAGGTTCATTAACCAATGTCGGTGTAATTTGAGGAAACTTGATCTTAGGTTACCTCTCGACCTCCATAATAGTCACCTCTTGGCTATTGCCCAGAATTGCAGGGGCCTCTCCAGTATTCGGCTCCAAAGTTGCTGTCTTGTTACTGGCGATGGCCTCAAGAGTCTAGTAATGGCCATGAGTAATGGGCTTGAAGAATTGGCACTCATAAATTGCGATGTGGTGGAAAGGGTACCTGGGATGCTCACCACATTAGGACAAAACTTAAAGGGGTTGAGGAAATTGGATTTATCTTATAATGAAATGTTGTTGGATAAGGAGTTTATTTCGATGCTCGTTTCATGTAATTATCTGATTGATTTGAGGTTAAGAGGGTGTAGACGGCTAACTGGTGCAGCCTTGGTTTCTACTATTAAAAACTGCAGATATTTGGAGAGCTTAGATATCATGAATTGTTCTGGGATAAAGGCTGATGCTGTTGAGGCATTTGTTTTGAATTCTCGTCGATTGAGACGCTTGTTGGTGGAGGAAAGCAAGCTATCAGTGTTGCATGAACATGGGcatcaaattaatttatcaaggtTAATGTTTGATTAA
- the LOC117930834 gene encoding glycosylphosphatidylinositol anchor attachment 1 protein has translation MAESETPKTRRRPLVRLGIFLISHSLLVSVVCCTAGVLALLLLPVLAKNTYISENALMPGSANAMLSSEDISEAHRFMNDLTGLNLKTGETGIESSRLIARYMSDLGADVNYHKFHPQPNQFRPLHFFSNSDSRIIQENIGCSSHGVNTVGIIRAPRGDGKEAIVLVTPYNSHKIDLAEALSLAIAYSVFSLLTRVTWLAKDIIWLAADSKYGEYTSVSAWLRDYQTPVFGDFEKPYSEICYESNACHGLKESEITERKISDVFRRAGTMAAALVIKVSDGNKQADGTLSIYAEASNGQMPNLDLINIVNNLAVHRQGLQVKVEKLLSLLDSKWLRILGEVFESVGNIARSLNPQWKFGIPAADYMEGAATLTSSLYYQALGVPTGSHGAFRDYQVDAITLEISPKVALNNKIKQTEFLQRGGRLIEGVIRSVNNLLEKFHQSFFLYLLTSPSKFVSVGVYMIAFALLVAPLPIVAASLYSDANKWDSSLKKHDPTSSPKSADDERRNILRSWKWLYAAKQVFIIHSWGVIVSLLPYLICQMPNWMSKVLTWLILGSPIIDADASQSQKREWAILKSVTISAAFIGLCLMSVINFATAEIGALLLVPMCLLAHPLRLDVRAHSLKAFTRAGSNLVLGFIGFPPAAFFVLKGSFEGFESVNISDFWNWIESLWAWNSATYLYIGMVHLPCWALCIWILLHPC, from the exons ATGGCCGAAAGCGAGACCCCTAAAACGAGGCGTCGACCGCTGGTGCGGTTGGGGATCTTCCTCATTTCCCACAGCCTCCTCGTAAG CGTTGTTTGCTGTACAGCGGGGGTTCTGGCTCTATTACTCTTGCCTGTTCTCGCCAAGAATACCTATATTTCTGAAAATGCCCTTATGCCAG GTTCTGCCAATGCCATGCTCTCTTCTGAAGACATCTCAGAGGCACATAGATTCATGAATGATTTAACTGGTTTGAATTTGAAAACCGGTGAAACAGGCAT AGAAAGTTCAAGACTTATAGCACGGTACATGTCAGACTTGGGTGCTGACGTTAATTATCACAAGTTCCACCCTCAACCGAATCAGTTTCGTCCCCTGCACTTCTTTTCCAACTCTGATTCTAGGATAATTCAAGAGAACATCGGTTGTTCATCACATGGTGTTAATACTGTCGGAATAATAAGAGCTCCCCGTGGTGATGGGAAGGAAGCTATTGTCTTGGTGACACCTTATAATTCTCATAAGATTGATCTGGCTGAGGCTTTATCATTGGCTATTGCGTACTCAGTATTCTCCTTACTTACCCGAGTTACATGGCTGGCCAAGGATATTATATGGCTCGCTGCAGATTCAAAATATGGAGAATATACTTCAGTATCTGCATGGCTAAGAGATTATCAAACACCTGTATTTGGTGATTTTGAGAAACCATATTCTGAGATTTGTTATGAAAGCAATGCTTGTCATGGATTGAAAGAGAGTGAAATTACAGAGAGAAAAATATCTGATGTTTTTAGACGTGCTGGGACTATGGCTGCTGCTCTTGTCATTAAGGTTTCAGATGGAAACAAACAGGCTGACGGCACACTCAGTATATATGCTGAAGCTTCTAATGGTCAGATGCCAAACCTAGATCTCATTAATATTGTGAACAATTTAGCAGTACATAGGCAAGGTTTGCAAGTAAAAGTAGAGAAATTGTTGTCTTTACTCGACTCCAAATGGCTAAGGATTTTGGGTGAGGTTTTTGAGTCAGTAGGAAATATAGCTAGGAGCTTAAATCCCCAATGGAAATTTGGTATTCCTGCTGCAGATTATATGGAAGGAGCTGCCACACTTACAAGTTCTTTGTATTACCAG GCATTGGGTGTTCCCACTGGCTCCCATGGTGCTTTTCGTGATTACCAAGTCGATGCAATTACTTTGGAGATTTCACCTAAAGTTGCTTTGAATAATAAGATCAAGCAAACAGAGTTTCTTCAGCGTGGTGGCCG GTTGATTGAAGGAGTCATACGATCAGTTAACAACCTCCTTGAGAAGTTCCACCAGtcattttttctttaccttttaaCATCTCCTAGCAAGTTCGTTTCAGTAGGAGTCTATATGATTGCTTTTGCACTCCTTGTTGCACCTCTTCCAATAGTTGCAGCTTCTCTCTATTCTGATGCTAATAAATGGGATTCTAGTCTGAAGAAACATGACCCTACTTCTTCCCCAAAGTCTGCTGATGATGAGCGTAGAAACATCCTTCGATCTTGGAAATGGCTTTATGCAGCAAAACAAGTATTCATTATCCATTCTTGGGGTGTTATTGTGTCGTTACTTCCTTATTTGATATGTCAAATGCCCAACTGGATGAGCAAAGTTCTAACCTGGCTTATTTTGGGTTCGCCAATTATAGATGCTGATGCGTCTCAATCTCAGAAAAGGGAATGGGCTATCTTGAAATCAGTGACAATCTCAGCTGCATTTATTGGTTTGTGCCTTATGTCTGTTATTAACTTCGCCACTGCAGAGATTGGGGCTTTATTGTTGGTACCAATGTGTTTATTAGCTCATCCATTGAGGCTGGATGTTAGAGCTCATAGTTTGAAAGCTTTCACCAGGGCAGGTTCTAATCTGGTTCTGGGATTCATTGGATTTCCACCTGCTGCATTTTTTGTGTTGAAAGGTTCATTTGAAGGTTTTGAAAGTGTCAACATCAGCGACTTCTGGAATTGGATCGAGTCCCTTTGGGCATGGAACAGTGCCACTTACCTTTATATAGGTATGGTTCACCTGCCTTGCTGggcattatgcatttggattttGCTTCATCCTTGTTAA
- the LOC117929605 gene encoding 60S ribosomal protein L27a-3-like — protein sequence MTTRFKKNRKKRGHVSAGHGRIGKHRKHPGGRGNAGGMHHHRILFDKYHPGYFGKVGMRYFHKLRNKFYCPIVNIDKLWSMVPQDVKDKASPDNAPLIDVTQFGYFKVLGKGALPSSQPIVVKAKLVSKIAEKKIKEAGGAVVLTA from the coding sequence ATGACAACCAGGTTCAAGaagaacaggaagaagagaGGGCACGTCAGCGCCGGCCATGGCCGGATCGGCAAGCACCGGAAGCACCCCGGTGGTCGCGGAAATGCTGGAGGTATGCATCACCACCGCATCCTTTTCGACAAGTACCACCCTGGCTACTTCGGGAAGGTCGGAATGAGGTACTTCCACAAGCTCCGCAACAAGTTCTACTGCCCCATAGTCAACATCGACAAGCTGTGGTCCATGGTGCCTCAGGATGTGAAGGACAAAGCCTCTCCTGATAACGCCCCTCTCATCGACGTCACTCAGTTCGGCTACTTCAAGGTTCTGGGCAAGGGCGCGTTGCCTTCCTCGCAGCCAATCGTCGTGAAGGCCAAGCTCGTCTCTAAGATAGCCGAGAAGAAGATCAAGGAAGCCGGTGGTGCCGTTGTTCTCACCGCCTAG